In Scyliorhinus canicula chromosome 12, sScyCan1.1, whole genome shotgun sequence, the sequence gtgtgtgtgctaccctgtcactgtgtgtttGGATGTTACTCTGTCAttctgtgtgtgtcactctgtcactgtgtgtgtgtgttaccctgtcactgtgtgtttGGATGTTACAATGTAATTCTgtgtgtcactctgtcactgtgtgtgtgtgtgtgcgtgcctgtgttaatgtgtgtgtgtgtttatgtctcTGTTTGCCTCCTGCAACAATGCCTTTGTTACTTGTACAGCTTACCTGCAGGAACAATAACTCTTTTCTCATTAGCAGTGCTGTTTGgtgggctctctctctgctcactgtAACCAGCCGTGTAGGGAGTTGGATTTGTGTCAGCTCCACTCATCATCTTTGTCCGTCTGACCACACTGCAGTCCACAGGAGACTCCCTGTTGGGAGAAGGAATATTACACCATGATTAATGTTCCTGCACTGATCACTTACATAGAGCATAggacatccagtgcagaaggaggccattcagctcatcaagtctgcaccaacccacttaagccctatccccataacccaataacccctcctacccttttttggtcactaagggcaattttttccCCAGCACAAATGGAAGCTTCCGCCTGACCTGTTATCTATTTAACTCTTCCACCATTTTAAAGGCCTCAATTGGATCCGCAATCATTCTTCTGTTTAACTGAGAAACGTGACCCAGACTGCTCAGTCTTTGCTGACAAGTCACAAACTCCCAGTTCTACTCACATCCTTGCCAAAATCTTTGAACATTCCTCGCTGCCTTGATAGCTTTAAAATAACGTGTAACTTGGACTTTTCCCAATGCTCCAATTCTAGCCTGACAGAGGGATATGGAGattggaactgtgcacagtgccccaagtgtggtctaaccaagggatatggagattggAACTGTGTACAGTGCTCCAAGtatggtctaaccaagggatatggagattggaactgtgcacagtgccccaagtgtggtctaaccaagggatataGAGAtgggaactgtacacagtgcccaAGTATAGTCTAACCGAAGGATATGGAGATTGGAACTGTGCACAgcgctccaagtgtggccgatcccagggatgtggagatgggagctgtgcacagtgctcaaagtgtgatctaaccaagggatatgcaggctggaactgtgcacagtgctccaagtatgGTCTAACAAAGGGACgtgagacaggaactgtgcacaatgCTCCAAGATTGATCTAAAcaagggatatggagaatggAAATGTGCTCATCCCTCCAAACGTAGTCTAATCAAGGAATATGgataccaaaactgtgcacagtgctcccagtgtggtccacCAAGGGATATGgataccaaaactgtgcacagtgctcccagtgtggtccaccaagggatatggagaccagatcTGTTCACAGTGCTCCCGGTGAGGTCTAACCAAGGAATGTGGAGAAAACTGTTCAcactgctccaagtgtggtcaaTTTAAGAGTTATGGTGTCTGGGAGTATGCACATTGCTCCAAGTGTGAACTATTCAAGGTTTATGGAGACTTgagctgtgcacagtgctccaagtgtgatcAAACCAAGGGacatggagactggaactgtgcacagtgctcccagtgtggtttaaccaaggatatggagaccagaagtgtgcacagtgctcccagtgtggtctaactaagggacatggagaccagaactgtgcacagtgctcccagtgtagtctaaccaagggatatggagaccagaactgtgcacagtgctcccagtgtagtctaaccaagggatatggagaccagaactgtgcacagtgctcccagtgtggtctaaccgagggatatggaaactgaaactgtgcacagtgctcccagtgtggtctaaccaagggatatggagaccagaactgtgcacagtgctcccagtgtggtctaaccaagggatatggaaactggaactgtgcacagtgctcgcagtgtagtctaaccaagggatatggagaccagaactgtgcacagtgctcccagtgtggtctaaccaagggatatggagaccagaactgtgcacagtgctcccagtgtagtctaaccaagggatatggagaccagaactgtgcacagtgctcccagtgtagtctaaccaagggatatggaaactggaactgtgcacagtgctcccagtgtggtctaaccaaaggatatggagaccagaactgtgcacagtgctcccagtgtggtctaaccgagggatatggagaccaaaactgtgcacagtgctccaattATGGTCTAACCAAGGAATATGGAGACCTGGCTGGTCTCCGTTCCTTACGCCGAAATCGCGtacggcgacggggcggagaatgtgTTTTGATGCCAATATCGGGAGTGGTGCCGGTTTTTGTATTCTCTGCCCCTGAAAAGAGGAAGTggtgtactctaggagtacgctgcGTCAATTATCCATGGCCGCAGGCCATTGCCTATTGCCCACCCTGCGATTCTCCATCCACGATCAGCCGAGTTTTTGATGGCGTGgtttacgtgtgctcacaccatctgggaacctcgcgtggcagctgcgcaCTCactccagtgccgccacagtcaggggagggtcaGTCCGTGCGctggggggcttcattcggggctggggataCTGTGGGAGGGCGGTCCGGGGCACGTGGGTGGCCAAAGGGAGCACTACATTTGCGGTCCTTGTCAGTGAgctgagtctgccatgaagcacggcgcggctgctgcaggccgcagcCGTGTGCGTGCGCCGCTACGGATCCGTaaatgctcagggccgtatcggcagcgagagctgcgagctctacgttCCCTCCCTGCtaggcccccagcaaaacggcgaatcagcggccgttttgcaccagttttactgGCGATTTCCTGTGCACTGTTTTCATGCTTGTGTGGGGACTTGGGCGGATTCTCCGCACCGCCgtaccacatttctgccccgactggctggcgggattctccgttacgccggccggtcaatggggtttcccattgtcgggcagccccacgccatcgggaaagccCCGGGCaccggcgtaacagagaatcacgccagcggagaatcctgccctagtctacaaaacagagaatccagcccaagaactgtgcacagtgctccaagtgtgctCCAACCAAGGAATATGGAAacgggaactgtgcacagtgatccATCCAAGgctggtctaaccgagggatatctAGGGCTTGGCTCtccattctgcaactggatcctcgattttctgaccaacagaccacaatcagtaagaattaacaccaacacctcctccactatagtcctcaataccggtgccccgcaaggctgcgtacttagccctctactctactccctgtacacacacgactgcgtggcaaaacttggttccaactccatctacaagtttgctgatgatacgaccatagtgggccggaactcgaataacgacgagtcagaatacaggagggagatagagaacctagtggagtggtgtaacgacaacaatctctccctcaatgccagcaaaactaaagagctgatcattgacttcaggaagcaaagttctgtacacacccctgtcagcatcaacggggccaaggtggagatggttagcagtttcaaattgctagaggtgcacatcaccaaaaatctgtcctggtccactcacgtcgacgctatcagcaagaaagcacaacagcgcctttacttcctcaggaaactaaggaaattttgcatgtccacattaacccttaacaacttttacagatgcaccatagaaagcattctatcgggctgcatcacagcctggtatggcaactgctcagcccaggacctcaagaaacttcagagagtcgtgaatactgcccagtccatcacacgaacctgcctcccatccatggactccatcgacacctcccgctgcttggggaaagcaggcagcataatcaaggatccctcccacccggcttactcacttttccaacttcttccatcgggcaggagatacagaagtctgagaacacgcacgaacagactcaaaaacagcttcttccccactgtcaccagactcctaaatgaccctcttattgactgacctcattaacactacaccctgtatgcttcaaccgatgccaatgcttatgtagttacattgtatatcttgtattttcttgaattttggttaattcccttttcttcccatgtactgaatgatctgttgagctgcttgcagaaaaatacttttaactgtacctcggtacatgtgacaataaacaaatccaatccaattcaatccaatatGGAGACCGGAAGTGAATGTAGTAATCTATGTGTGGTCCAACCAAGGAATGgaaaccagaactgtgcacagagaTTTAAGTaaggtctaactgagggatatggagatcgGAATTGTGCACAGTGCTCTGAGTGTGGTCTAACAGAGGGATATGGatactggaactgtgcacagtgctccaagtgagCTCTAACCAAGAGATATGGAGATcataactgtgcacagtgctccaagtgtgctCCAACCAAGGAATATAGAAACAGGAACTGTGAACAGTGATCCAAGTCTGGTCTCACCGAGGGAGATGGAGACCGGAAATTAATGCAGTGCTCTATGTATGGCCTAACCAAGGAATATGGAAAACGGGACTCTGCATAGGGATTTAAGTACAGTCTAACCAAGAGATCCAGAGAgaaaaactgtgcacagtgtgccaagtgtggtctaaccaagggatatggagactagaacagtgcacagtgctccaagtgcaGTATAACCAAGGGTTATGAAGACCGGAACTGTAAACAGTGCCCCATTTGTGGTGTAACCAAGCAATATGGAAACCGGGACTTTGCACAGGGATTAAAGTGAGGGCTAACCAAAGAATGCGGAGacaagaactgtgcacagtgctccaagtgtggtcaAACTGAGGGACAAGGAGATTGAAACTGTGCACAGTgccccaagtgtggtctaaccgatggatatggagactagaactgtgcaaagtgctcccagtgtggtctaactgagggatatggagattgAAACTGTGCACAATgccccaagtgtggtctaaccaaaggaCGTAGAGACCAGAACTGTGTGTAGTGCCCCAGGTCTTCTCTAACAAAGGGATATGGAGacaagaactgtgcacagtgctccaagtgtggtctaaccaaagaaTATGGAGACTGGAATTGTGTACAATGCTCCAGGTACGGTCTATTCaaaggatatggagaccagaactgtgcacagtgctccaagtgtggtctaaccaaaggaTATGGAGACTGGAATTGTGTACAATGCTCCAAATATGGTCTATTCaaaggatatggagaccagaactgtgcacagtgcgcCAAGGGTGGtctaatcaagggatatggagaccagaattgtgcacaatgctCCCAGTGTGGAGTAACCAAGGGATTCTGGAACTATAACTACCGCGTTGGTCACTTGCAGAGTCTCGACGATGTTTACCCTACCTTGAACCGTTCACTTGCTCAACCTCCCGCTTCACCATCACACGGCTGGTTGGAGTGTTCCAGTCTGGATCTGCCATCTCTGGGCTCGCTTTCCCAGGCTGACTATAATCACCAATCTCTGTCTTCATCAGTTGGGAGGCAGCGAATGAAGATTCATAAAGAGCCTGGTCTTCACTCACAACAGAAAGAGCTTCCTGGTGAAAGAAAATAATACACTGAGCATTAACTTCAGAATcagacacactgactctcactggggtacaggttccacacacactgactctcactggggtacaggtttcacacacactgactctcactggggtacaggttccacacacactgactctcactggggtacgggttccacacacactgactctcactggggtacgggttcgacacacactgactctcactggggtacaggtaccacacactgactctcactggggtacgggttccacacacacactgactctcactggggtacgggttccacacacactgactctcactggggtacgggttccacacacactgactctcactggggtacgggttccacacacactgactctcactggggtacaggttccacacacactgactctcactggggtacgggttccacacacactgactctcactggggtacaggttccacacacactgactctcactggggttcaggttccacacacactgactctcactg encodes:
- the LOC119974238 gene encoding retroviral integration site protein Fli-1 homolog, with the protein product MDCTIKEALSVVSEDQALYESSFAASQLMKTEIGDYSQPGKASPEMADPDWNTPTSRVMVKREVEQVNGSRESPVDCSVVRRTKMMSGADTNPTPYTAGYSEQRESPPNSTANEKRVIVPAGKLYK